In ANME-2 cluster archaeon, the sequence AGCCGTGCTCCATGCCCTATTCTGACGATACTGTTTTCGGGCGGGTAATTTTCAAGTACCTGTTTGACCACACCCAGGACCTGACGAGGGGGTATGCGGTATATTGCTATCACCATGTCATCTTTCAGCACAGCAACACCCGGGATCTTGCCAGGGTCTATACCGATGATGATCTGGCCTTTCCCGTTCTTGCTGTTGAGCATCTGCAGTGCTGCATTGACGGTTGATTCGGCGTTCTCGCTAAAGATGACGATTTTGTCAGAATTAAAATCGATCTTGCCTGATTCGCTGGCTGATGTGATGACCGAACCTATATCCGGGGGGATGGGGTCTGAAAAAGAGAGCACCAGGGTGTCTATACTTCTGAATTTTGTTACCTCCAGTATGGACTGGAATATGGTAAAATCATCAGTGATAAGTGCGATTCGTTTAGACCTGGGATACCCTCCGGGAATTGACGGAAAAGGTATTGGTTTCAGGACATATAAATATAGTATGTTCGTGTGTGCCCGTTACCGGGCACGTAGTGGACGGTCAGATCGCCATGGCCTCCAATGTCGCGGTTGGAGCAACAGGTAGTGCATCCCTGATCCCGTAGAGGCTCTGCCTGGCATCTTTGAAATAGAATCTTTCTTCCAGGAAACCTTCATCCTTGAGCCTGGACAGTGCATATCGTACTGTCCTGGGTGGAAGGTAACTTTCCCGGACAAT encodes:
- a CDS encoding MarR family transcriptional regulator, producing the protein MVFVVNNPELNAQPYEQFSSKQIEELPPSAKLVFKVLEYSGLLTQKEIVRESYLPPRTVRYALSRLKDEGFLEERFYFKDARQSLYGIRDALPVAPTATLEAMAI